Proteins from one Aquila chrysaetos chrysaetos chromosome 5, bAquChr1.4, whole genome shotgun sequence genomic window:
- the NDUFAF8 gene encoding NADH dehydrogenase [ubiquinone] 1 alpha subcomplex assembly factor 8, with translation MSGRGVWLRARARLRRFPALLAGCGEQAAAYGRCVAAAAGGTAELRRDVCLEEFRALRDCFARAAKATPK, from the exons atgTCGGGCCGGGGCGTCTGGCTGCGGGCGCGGGCGCGGCTGCGGCGTTTCCCCGCGCTGCTGGCGGGCTGCGGGGAGCAG GCGGCTGCCTACGGCCGGTGCGtggccgcggcggcgggcgggacgGCGGAGCTGCGGAGGGACGTCTGCCTGGAGGAGTTCCGGGCGCTGCGGGATTGCTTCGCCCGGGCG GCGAAAGCGACGCCGAAGTGA